One Danio aesculapii chromosome 13, fDanAes4.1, whole genome shotgun sequence DNA window includes the following coding sequences:
- the LOC130240021 gene encoding protein FAM83H-like: MAHRSQCSSAGDNPLDPNYLPPHYREEYRLAIDALVNADLEGYYGFLQEANVVDFLSQTEIEYIKCTIRAPNQTAQPERRYMAEDADGSSGTYWPVHSDHDAPSLDLGWPQQFRFVGPTEVTTLVNPSDPEMPSIKEQVRRMIKNAQQVIAVVMDMFTDVDIFADILGAAARGVAVYVLLDELNAHHFVAMVNNCRVNLDEIKCMRVRTVSGSTYFCRTGKTFKGQMMDRFILVDCRAVLSGNYSFMWSFEKIHRCLAHLFLGQLVSTFDEEFRILFAHSEPLDVENVLANMPHYSSEPENYYNTEKTAMFNRQYPTVSMDWPECTAAVHMNAGPKMLPYRSESMHSAPVAMPAPQQYRGDHQFIEHGRPMRGPTEMVGYKRHSYGNLPDFEYMSPQNHPMRGNQYMEEAMSHEAKATMLDPLSGSGYPSEVDEAEPTGGYDHVQRYLQSHSAMEEGHAPRHLLPPVAVWPKKKTCLKPQSLKEIAKGWNRHLMFCKKSSSLIDMNDPDCRLRYFKELAAKRKLSAAKTSQNNPVKATQNLLYQRNLQIMTQIKSLPQTKSMSPISTTPNKDCLSANDSQTLAQSSLCISSTSSNDVSLDSSSASNLAIVDNSILSKSDHRVTSPFPALSTTEVSSAQDLAPTTVGSSQSLNDTEINKNPSQQHISKQPQLVIIEDEPFQKPILLKTGFSQPPLALKPTALSEGSTKLTISTEIKTSQNIPITTKTTDSVQHPALEKGELSLTSTTIKTSSQQPVTEEYSFQSPAETGTDSTEAQSKTTKPTTAIVTDTSAVRTSNKPSQQCTGSDSAVLRKNSSEQPTSAEMDSIESSTSECPLQHTAKESELSLDPTTADTQSFIQLNSSVAASSQHLNATETDSSQNSTASIIDSSQHPTATATDSSQHSTALITTSSNPLTAMATESFQHSTAITANSSHPLTATATESSQHSSASFSQSTAKVTESSKNSSLTGTDSSQQPTSTEVDSAQLPNVAEVDSLQQILHAATETDHSQQYTAPITDSSELLTAEVTKSFQQPPPKDAHSFQEAVSKEVYSSQKPAGTEVDNALKLTPYTVSSQRPSATQNVSSVMSVATEIESFQQPAARETDCFQHPTPTEAHSPQQPSTTETDTFQKPPATVSDSCQHPAPPGTNTSQQPAPSERDSSEQVSVTAGVVEQTTPTVTDTYQQTPKADSSQHPTFIEANSFQQTTLIEASSSQQATLIEANSSQQTTATETDSSQQTTVMEANSSPQTTATETDSFPLITASKTDSSQQTTVIEANSSQQTTATETDSSQQTTVLEANSYRQPSLIEANFSKQPPATETKSSHQSASVEAESFQYPIATDADSSQQPTATETKPSHQSAPVEADSTHHPTSIETHSSQQSTKTETKSSQQITLVEGDTSQQTTATQTKSFLQIALIEADSSQQIMAMETGSSQQTTLIDTDSPQQFTATETDCKRNRLYPADHYNRSKPFQPDYCNRNRLVRKVHCNRNRFFPTDQFNRYRLYPADYSNRYRFLQQSSPIDTDSFQQTILTEANSSLKPTAAATDFFQPPVEEGVDLTKQITVTEQVSSQNISKIGEDFSKHPIETENESHRIITATMSDFADEKRDIIVSKDLSEVLPISHVSTDQLTGLDAVDVGSTQPQVLPEPCLSSNVMNSNQDSTEFQSNISSNSMESSCPIDPKPEKTDECRKNETITMQPQKNDTSAIAPGNEMPHTDISTVIDPNEVDEIKQTSSEKENSVSVSSEVSEKSNLTVTHNSEKQSTVADSPKLILSAHQSSTANVISCSNLRDDTKVLLEQISAKNQSRSTQSKQTLSSPNEAKEGEVKSAYKPLSKYSGRPWSEKATAEEREMLLQKMEKMRKERKVYSRFEAS; encoded by the exons GTTATTGCTGTGGTAATGGATATGTTTACAGATGTCGACATCTTTGCTGATATCCTTGGTGCAGCAGCACGTGGTGTGGCCGTTTATGTTCTTCTTGATGAACTAAATGCTCACCATTTTGTTGCAATGGTGAACAACTGTAGGGTTAATCTGGATGAGATAAAA tGTATGCGGGTGAGAACCGTCTCTGGTAGTACCTATTTCTGCCGCACAGGAAAGACTTTCAAAGGTCAAATGATGGATCGTTTTATACTTGTAGACTGCAGAGCTGTTTTAAGTGGCAACTATAG CTTCATGTGGTCATTTGAGAAGATACATCGCTGTCTAGCTCATCTGTTTCTGGGACAGCTTGTGTCCACCTTTGATGAAGAGTTTCGGATTTTGTTTGCCCATTCGGAGCCACTGGATGTTGAAAATGTTTTGGCCAATATGCCACACTACAGTAGTGAACCTGAAAACTACTACAACACAGAGAAGACCGCCATGTTTAACAGACAATATCCAACTGTAAGCATGGACTGGCCTGAATGTACTGCAGCTGTTCACATGAATGCGGGTCCCAAAATGTTACCCTATAGGAGTGAATCCATGCACAGTGCACCAGTTGCAATGCCTGCTCCCCAACAATATAGAGGAGATCATCAATTCATTGAGCATGGAAGGCCAATGAGAGGACCAACTGAAATGGTTGGATACAAAAGGCATAGCTACGGAAATCTCCCTGATTTTGAATATATGTCCCCTCAAAACCATCCAATGAGAGGGAATCAGTACATGGAGGAAGCAATGTCCCACG AGGCCAAGGCCACCATGTTGGATCCGTTATCAGGCTCTGGCTATCCTTCTGAGGTAGATGAAGCTGAACCAACTGGAGGTTATGATCATGTTCAAAGATACCTCCAGTCTCACTCTGCTATGGAGGAAGGACATGCTCCAAGACATCTATTGCCTCCTGTTGCAGTCTGGCC GAAGAAAAAGACCTGCCTCAAACCACAGTCCCTGAAGGAAATAGCAAAAGGATGGAATCGCCAtctaatgttttgcaaaaaatcATCATCTCTCATAGATATGAATGACCCGGACTGTAGACTGAGGTATTTCAAAGAGTTGGCAGCCAAACGCAAACTTTCAGCAGCAAAGACTTCTCAAAACAATCCAGTGAAAGCCACCCAAAATTTGCTCTACCAGAGAAACCTGCAAATAATGACACAGATAAAAAGCT TACCACAGACAAAATCAATGTCACCAATAAGCACCACTCCAAATAAGGACTGTCTATCTGCAAATGATTCCCAAACTCTTGCACAGAGCTCACTCTGCATTTCTAGCACATCCTCAAATGATGTGTCTTTGGATTCTAGCTCAGCATCAAACCTTGCAATTGTAGATAACAGCATACTCTCAAAATCTGACCACAGAGTTACAAGTCCTTTCCCAGCACTTTCTACAACTGAAGTTAGTTCTGCCCAAGACCTCGCTCCAACAACTGTAGGCTCCTCTCAAAGCCTAAAtgatactgaaataaataaaaacccttCTCAACAACATATTTCAAAGCAACCTCAGCTCGTAATTATAGAAGATGAACCTTTCCAAAAACCTATATTATTAAAAACTGGCTTCTCCCAACCCCCTCTTGCCCTAAAGCCTACTGCTTTGAGTGAAGGCTCAACTAAGCTCACAATTTCTACAGAAATTAAAACTTCTCAAAATATCCCcatcacaacaaaaacaactgacTCTGTACAGCATCCAGCATTAGAAAAGGGTGAATTATCACTAACCTCCACTACAATTAAAACATCTTCTCAACAGCCAGTGACAGAGGAGTACTCTTTTCAATCTCCTGCTGAAACTGGGACGGACTCCACTGAGGCACAAAGTAAAACCACCAAACCAACCACTGCAATAGTGACAGATACCTCTGCTGTGAGAACCAGCAATAAACCTTCTCAACAATGCACTGGTTCTGACTCTGCTGTACTGAGGAAAAATTCTTCTGAACAACCCACCTCAGCTGAGATGGACTCTATTGAGTCTTCCACTTCAGAATGTCCCCTACAAcacactgcaaaagaaagtgaacTATCTCTGGATCCTACCACAGCAGATACACAATCTTTCATACAGTTAAATTCATCTGTTGCAGCCTCTTCACAACATCTGAATGCAACTGAGACAGACTCTTCTCAAAACTCCACTGCATCAATCATAGACTCCTCCCAACATCCCACTGCAACAGCTACAGACTCTTCTCAGCACTCCACTGCATTAATTACAACCTCTTCCAATCCACTAACTGCAATGGCCACAGAGTCTTTTCAGCACTCCACTGCAATAACCGCAAACTCTTCCCATCCACTAACTGCAACAGCCACAGAATCTTCTCAGCACTCCTCTGCCAGTTTCAGCCAGTCCACTGCAAAAGTCACAGAATCTTCTAAAAACTCTTCTTTAACAGGCACAGATTCCTCCCAGCAACCAACTTCAACAGAGGTAGATTCTGCACAGCTGCCTAATGTAGCAGAGGTAGACTCTCTACAACAGATTCTGCATGCTGCAACAGAAACAGACCATTCCCAGCAGTATACTGCACCAATCACAGACTCGTCTGAGCTGCTCACTGCAGAGGTCACAAAGTCTTTCCAACAGCCTCCTCCAAAAGACGCACATTCTTTTCAGGAGGCTGTTTCAAAAGAGGTATACTCTTCCCAGAAGCCTGCTGGAACTGAAGTTGACAATGCCCTAAAATTAACACCATACACAGTTTCTTCCCAGAGGCCCAGTGCAACACAGAATGTCTCTTCAGTTATGTCCGTTGCAACTGAGATTGAATCATTCCAGCAGCCTGCTGCAAGAGAGACAGACTGCTTCCAGCATCCCACTCCAACAGAGGCCCACTCTCCCCAGCAACCCTCTACGACGGAAACAGACACCTTTCAGAAACCCCCTGCAACAGTCTCAGATTCTTGCCAGCATCCCGCTCCACCAGGGACAAACACTTCTCAGCAACCTGCTCCATCTGAGAGAGACTCTTCAGAGCAAGTGTCTGTAACTGCTGGTGTGGTGGAACAGACCACTCCAACAGTCACAGACACTTACCAGCAGACACCTA AAGCAGACTCATCCCAGCATCCCACTTTTATAGAAGCAAACTCTTTCCAGCAGACCACTCTAATAGAAGCAAGCTCTTCACAGCAGGCCACTTTAATTGAAGCAAACTCTTCACAGCAGACCACTGCAACTGAAACGGATTCTTCCCAACAGACTACTGTAATGGAAGCAAACTCTTCCCCGCAGACCACTGCAACTGAAACAGACTCTTTCCCACTGATCACTGCAAGTAAAACAGACTCTTCCCAACAGACCACTGTAATAGAAGCAAACTCTTCCCAGCAGACCACTGCAACTGAAACTGACTCTTCCCAACAGACCACTGTATTAGAAGCAAACTCTTATCGGCAGCCTTCTTTAATAGAAGCAAACTTTTCCAAGCAACCCCCTGCAACTGAAACAAAGTCTTCCCACCAGTCCGCTTCAGTAGAAGCAGAGTCTTTCCAATACCCCATTGCAACAGATGCAGACTCCTCACAGCAGCCCACTGCAACTGAAACAAAGCCTTCCCATCAGTCTGCTCCAGTAGAAGCAGACTCTACCCATCATCCCACTTCAATAGAAACACACTCTTCCCAGCAGAGCACTAAAACTGAAACAAAGTCTTCTCAGCAGATTACCCTAGTAGAAGGAGACACTTCCCAGCAGACCACTGCAACTCAAACAAAGTCTTTTCTACAGATTGCTCTAATAGAAGCAGACTCTTCTCAGCAAATCATGGCAATGGAGACAGGCTCTTCCCAGCAGACCACTCTAATAGACACAGACTCTCCTCAGCAGTTCACTGCAACGGAGACAG ACTGCAAAAGAAACCGACTCTACCCAGCAGACCACTATAATAGAAGCAAACCCTTCCAACCAGACTACTGCAACAGAAATAGACTCGTTAGAAAAGTCCACTGCAACAGAAACAGATTCTTCCCAACAGACCAGTTTAACAGATACAGACTCTATCCAGCAGACTATTCAAACAGATACAGATTCCTCCAACAGTCCTCTCCAATCGATACAGACTCTTTCCAGCAGACCATTCTAACGGAAGCAAACTCTTCCCTAAAGCCCACTGCAGCAGCCACAGACTTCTTCCAGCCGCCCGTAGAAGAAGGGGTTGACTTAACCAAGCAGATCACTGTAACAGAACAAGTATCTTctcaaaatatttctaaaataggAGAAGATTTTTCCAAACATCCTATTGAAACAGAAAACGAATCCCATCGAATCATCACTGCAACAATGTCTGACTTTGCAGATGAAAAAAGAGACATTATTGTATCTAAAGACTTGAGCGAAGTGTTACCCATTTCACATGTCAGTACTGATCAGTTGACTGGTCTTGATGCAGTGGATGTGGGCTCAACCCAGCCTCAAGTTTTACCAGAGCCTTGCCTGTCCTCAAATGTAATGAACTCAAATCAAGATAGCACAGAATTCCAATCTAACATATCATCAAATTCTATGGAATCTAGCTGTCCAATTGACCCAAAACCTGAGAAAACAGATGAATGCCGGAAGAATGAAACCATTACAATGCAACCTCAGAAGAATGACACCTCGGCTATAGCTCCAGGGAATGAGATGCCTCACACAGACATTTCTACAGTCATAGACCCTAATGAGGTTGATGAAATCAAACAAACATCATCAGAAAAAGAAAACTCTGTCTCTGTCTCTTCAGAAGTGTCAGAAAAGTCCAATTTGACTGTAACCCATAATTCAGAAAAGCAGTCTACAGTGGCAGACAGTCCAAAATTGATTTTATCTGCCCATCAGTCATCTACAGCAAATGTTATCTCATGCAGCAACCTTAGAGATGACACTAAAGTTCTTTTAGAGCAAATTTCAGCGAAGAACCAAAGCAGATCAACCCAGTCCAAACAAACTCTCTCCTCACCCAATGAAGCTAAAGAAGGTGAGGTTAAATCTGCATATAAACCACTCTCAAAATATTCGGGAAGGCCCTGGTCCGAAAAGGCTACAGCAGAAGAACGGGAGATGTTGCTCCAAAAGATGGAGAAAATGCGGAAAGAGAGGAAGGTCTACAGCCGTTTTGAG gcctcatga
- the LOC130240085 gene encoding androgen-dependent TFPI-regulating protein, which produces MKVVFQQQTSTANMAGVMKTFYHIAAFSWYAFIIQCIYAKDVSDLPPGIFVYGGPWKYLTFLNLVLQMVFFGLASVNDLQPVGKGSKMSLLCLSKDLLFSVFVFPVGMFVVLLFWLIFAYDRQLVYPASIDNFFPPWLNHAMHTLVLPILFGELLLEPHVFPKTKNGLAALGVVGLAYLGWVIWVYCTVGIWVYPLLGLFSHSGLAIFFFHNMLVVTLLFLLGQALNYKIWGKKHLKCPSSR; this is translated from the exons ATGAAAGTAGTATTTCAGCAACAGACTTCGACTGCAAATATGGCTGGTGTAATGAAGACATTTTACCACATAGCGGCTTTCAGCTGGTATGCCTTTATAATTCAgtgtatttatgcaaaagatgTTTCAGATCTGCCGCCTGGGATTTTTGTTTATGGTGGACCCTGGAAATACCTCACATTTTTAAACCTG GTCTTACAGATGGTGTTTTTTGGACTGGCGTCTGTGAATGACCTTCAGCCTGTGGGGAAAGGCTCAAAGATGTCTCTTCTCTGCCTCTCCAAGGACTTGCTGTTTTCCGTCTTTGTGTTTCCAGTGGGAATG TTTGTAGTGCTGCTGTTTTGGCTGATTTTCGCCTATGACCGACAGCTGGTCTATCCCGCTTCAATAGACAACTTCTTCCCTCCATGGCTGAATCATGCTATG CACACACTTGTTCTGCCAATCTTGTTTGGTGAGCTCCTGCTGGAGCCTCATGTCTTCCCCAAAACTAAAAATGGTTTAGCGGCTTTAGGAGTGGTTGGTCTCGCTTATTTAGGATG GGTGATCTGGGTGTATTGTACAGTGGGAATCTGGGTTTATCCTTTACTGGGGCTCTTCAGCCACTCAGGATTGGCCATCTTCTTCTTCCATAACATGCTTGTTGTAACACTGCTGTTTTTACTGGGACAAGCCTTGAACTATAAAATTTGGG ggaaaaaacatctgaaatgtccaAGCTCACGATGA